The Sesamum indicum cultivar Zhongzhi No. 13 linkage group LG6, S_indicum_v1.0, whole genome shotgun sequence genome has a segment encoding these proteins:
- the LOC105163291 gene encoding CST complex subunit STN1, whose product MQGSIMDALYNTHVKLLAFDFLSLSPNPSCPTDPSSFCRKGTPLSRAESVGVIVTRELKPGKFLRFIIDDGTGCIPCVLWLNQLTSPYFSKRNPSGVRLIAQLASKFAAQIQLGVVVRVRGKITGYRGMVQITVSDVVLERDPNAQVLHWLDCIRLARKCYDKYSKNGV is encoded by the coding sequence ATGCAAGGCTCAATAATGGATGCTCTGTACAACACTCATGTCAAGCTATTAGCCTTTGAtttcctctctctttctcccaACCCAAGTTGCCCAACAGACCCATCATCATTCTGTCGTAAGGGCACGCCTCTGTCACGGGCTGAGTCAGTCGGAGTAATTGTGACCCGGGAACTCAAACCCGGAAAATTCCTCAGGTTCATTATTGACGATGGGACTGGTTGCATTCCTTGTGTCCTCTGGCTCAACCAACTGACGTCTCCTTACTTCTCCAAGCGGAACCCATCAGGTGTTCGATTAATTGCTCAACTGGCGAGTAAGTTTGCTGCCCAAATCCAATTGGGTGTTGTTGTGAGGGTACGGGGTAAGATTACTGGGTACAGAGGGATGGTTCAGATTACGGTTTCTGACGTTGTTCTGGAGAGGGATCCTAATGCACAAGTTTTGCATTGGTTGGATTGTATTAGGTTGGCAAGGAAATGCTATGATAAGTACTCTAAGAATGGTGTCTGA
- the LOC105163293 gene encoding UPF0690 protein C1orf52 homolog — protein MKRGLRWSDGEDDASSSDDSSTLDTDTEDNNGVSKSRKGGTDESSKLKPSLADSGKKKKKGIDFEALSRHGYKGGLSVLSVPPPKEPEQEQDWSWSSGKEKQANDVEESFEDRQKTRAAIADGQQLLNVQTRKEKRNASFQQKEKRKRDLGQASRGKNYVEEEKRLLRDRGIYSGFDS, from the exons ATGAAAAGGGGACTTAGGTGGAGCGATGGCGAGGATGATGCATCGTCCTCCGATGATTCCTCAACCCTAGATACCGATACCGAAGATAATAATGGGGTTTCGAAATCTAGGAAGGGGGGTACGGATGAATCCTCGAAGCTCAAGCCTTCTCTAG CGGATTCtggaaagaagaagaaaaaagggatAGACTTTGAAGCTTTGAGTCGACATGGATATAAAGGTGGGCTGTCAGTCTTGAGCGTGCCACCACCAAAGGAGCCAGAGCAGGAGCAGGACTGGTCGTGGTCGTCGGGGAAGGAAAAACAAGCAAACGATGTAGAAGAATCTTTTGAAGATCGGCAGAAAACACGGGCTGCAATAGCTGATGGACAGCAGCTTTTAAATGTTCAAACTCGGAAGGAGAAAAGGAATGCCTCCTTTCAACagaaagagaagaggaaaagagATCTTGGCCAAGCAAGCAGAGGGAAGAACTAtgttgaagaagagaagaggTTGCTGAGAGACCGTGGGATCTACTCTGGTTTTGACTCTTGA
- the LOC105163290 gene encoding type I inositol polyphosphate 5-phosphatase 4, with the protein MRDGNSRKKFSWPKTLVKKWFNIKSKNEDFHADDIIYGGVDEEWRSNFSEREACTIKKSKTTEKSTRRNTDRARRSKIDLDASQITDVHNYRMFVATWNVAGKSPPSYLNLEEWLHTSPPADIYVLGFQEIVPLNAGNVLGTEDNGPARKWLALIRKTLNSLPGSSGTCRTPSPIPNPIVELDDDFEGSNREKASSFFHRRSFQSLSRSMRMMENDISMPQPRLDRRFSVCDRVIYGNRPSDYYDPNGRWDGSSDDENGPSYSPYAHYSPVSYNASLSLEERDRHPGQSRYCLVASKQMVGIFLTVWIKSDLRDAVRNLKVSCVGRGLMGYLGNKGSISISMSLHQTSFCFICSHLTSGEKDGDELRRNSDVMEILRKTRFPRVHGMGDENSPQTILEHDRIIWLGDLNYRIALSYRCAKALVEMRNWRALLENDQLRIEQRHGRVFAGWNEGRIYFPPTYKYSNNSDRYAGENMHPKEKRRTPAWCDRILWYGRGLQQLSYVRGESRFSDHRPVYSIFLAEVESINRSRIKKSMSYSSSRVEVEELLPYSQGYNQLNFH; encoded by the exons ATGAGAGATGGAAACTCTAGGAAAAAg tTTTCATGGCCTAAGACACTAGTCAAGAAATGGTTCAACATCAAAAGCAAAAATGAGGATTTCCATGCTGATGACATCATTTATggag GTGTTGATGAAGAATGGAGGAGCAATTTCTCAGAGAGGGAGGCATGCACCATCAAGAAAAGTAAAACCACAG AGAAATCAACAAGACGAAATACTGACCGTGCCCGGCGAAGTAAAATTGACCTTGATGCCTCCCAGATTACTGATGTGCATAACTACAG GATGTTTGTGGCTACGTGGAATGTGGCTGGGAAATCTCCACCTAGTTACTTAAATCTTGAAGAGTGGCTACACACCTCACCTCCTGCTGACATCTATGTCCTGGG GTTTCAAGAAATTGTTCCTCTAAATGCTGGTAACGTTTTGGGCACAGAAGATAATGGTCCTGCCAGGAAATGGCTGGCCCTTATTCGAAAAACTCTAAACAGTCTTCCTGGAAGTAGTGGTACTTGTCGTACACCGTCCCCGATTCCGAATCCAATTGTTGAACTGGATGATGACTTTGAAGGATCAAATAGAGAGAAGGCGTCCTCTTTCTTCCACCGCCGTTCTTTCCAGTCATTGAGCCGTAGCATGAGGATGATGGAAAATGACATTTCAATGCCACAGCCTAGACTTGATCGTCGATTCAGTGTCTGTGATCGGGTGATCTATGGAAATAGACCAAGTGATTACTATGATCCAAATGGCAGGTGGGATGGTTCCTCTGACGATGAAAACGGGCCGAGTTATTCGCCTTATGCACACTACTCTCCTGTTTCATATAACGCTTCTTTATCTCTGGAGGAAAGAGATAGACATCCAGGGCAGTCGAGGTATTGCTTAGTTGCAAGTAAGCAAATGGTAGGGATTTTTCTCACAGTATGGATAAAGAGTGATCTAAGAGATGCCGTTCGAAATTTGAAGGTGTCTTGTGTTGGCAGAGGGTTGATGGGCTATCTCGGAAACAAG GGTTCGATTTCAATTAGCATGTCTTTGCACCAAACGAGCTTCTGCTTCATTTGTAGTCACTTAACTTCTGGCGAGAAGGATGGGGATGAGCTGAGAAGGAACTCCGATGTCAtggaaattttgagaaaaacaaGGTTTCCCCGAGTTCATGGCATGGGGGATGAGAACTCTCCTCAAACCATTCTCGAGCATGA TCGAATCATATGGTTAGGGGACTTGAACTACAGAATCGCCCTCTCGTACCGATGTGCGAAAGCCCTTGTTGAGATGCGCAACTGGAGAGCTTTGTTAGAAAATGACCAG CTCCGGATAGAGCAGAGACATGGGAGAGTTTTTGCTGGATGGAACGAGGGGAGAATATACTTTCCTCCTACATACAAATACTCAAATAACTCTGACAGATACGCTGGGGAGAACATGCACCCGAAAGAGAAACGACGAACGCCCGCATG GTGTGATCGTATACTATGGTATGGTCGGGGACTGCAACAACTATCGTACGTTCGTGGGGAGTCTAGATTTTCCGATCATAGACCAGTGTACAGTATATTCTTGGCAGAAGTTGAGTCCATAAACCGTAGCCGAATCAAGAAAAGCATGAGCTATTCCAGCTCTAGAGTTGAAGTCGAAGAGTTGCTGCCGTACTCGCAGGGATATAATCAACTAAATTTCCACTGA
- the LOC105163295 gene encoding serine/threonine-protein kinase HT1 codes for MDLKKEESVVGTAHNFEEGALELRVKDVGSAGDNRESTVFLRADKIDFKTWDVQLEKHLSRAWSRDAEAHNKPEEWEIDLSKLDIKNVIAHGTYGTVYKGVYDGQDVAVKVLDWGEDGIATAAESAALRASFKQEVAVWQKLDHPNVTKFIGASMGTSNLKLPSQGTLAGSFNSLPSRACCVVVEYIPGGTLKKFLIRNSRKKLAFGVVIQLALDLARGLSYLHSKKIVHRDVKTENMLLDSNRTLKIADFGVARIEAQNPRDMTGNTGTLGYMAPEVLDGKPYNRKCDVYSFGICLWEIYCCDMPYPDLSFADVSAAVVQQNLRPEVPRCCPGGFASIMRKCWDAKPENRPEMDEVVRLLEAVDTSKGGGMVPDDEAGGCFCFRKARGP; via the exons ATGGATTTGAAGAAGGAAGAGAGTGTTGTTGGGACAGCCCACAACTTTGAAGAAGGCGCCTTGGAATTGAGAGTGAAGGATGTGGGTAGTGCGGGTGATAACAGAGAGAGCACTGTGTTCTTGAGGGCTGATAAGATTGATTTCAAGACTTGGGATGTGCAGCTGGAGAAGCATTTGAGTCGGGCTTGGTCTAGAGATGCTGAAGCCCATAACAAGCCCGAAGAATGGGAAATCGATTTGTCTAAGcttgatataaaaaatgttatagCTCATGGGACGTATGGTACAGTTTATAAAGGTGTTTATGATGGCCAAGATGTTGCAG TGAAGGTATTGGACTGGGGGGAGGATGGCATTGCTACTGCAGCTGAGAGCGCTGCTCTTCGGGCATCTTTTAAACAAGAAGTAGCTGTCTGGCAGAAGCTTGACCACCCAAACGTCACTAAG tTTATTGGTGCCTCAATGGGAACATCGAATCTCAAGCTACCTTCTCAAGGCACTTTGGCTGGTAGTTTCAACTCACTTCCGTCCAGAGCATGTTGTGTTGTGGTGGAGTACATTCCAGGTGGGACATTAAAGAAGTTCTTAATCAGGAATAGCAGGAAAAAACTCGCTTTTGGGGTTGTGATTCAACTTGCCCTAGATCTTGCTAGAGG TTTGAGTTACCTCCACTCGAAAAAAATTGTGCATCGTGACGTCAAAACAGAGAATATGCTGCTTGATTCTAATAGAACTCTTAAAATTGCCGATTTTGGTGTTGCTCGGATTGAAGCTCAGAATCCACGGGATATGACTGGAAATACTGGTACTCTCGGCTACATGGCACCAGAG gtTCTTGACGGCAAGCCTTACAATAGGAAATGCGATGTCTACAGTTTCGGCATATGCTTGTGGGAAATATACTGCTGCGATATGCCTTATCCTGATCTCAGCTTCGCTGACGTGTCTGCCGCTGTGGTGCAACAG AACTTACGACCAGAAGTTCCACGATGCTGCCCGGGTGGATTCGCAAGCATCATGCGCAAGTGTTGGGATGCAAAACCAGAAAATCGGCCTGAGATGGACGAGGTCGTGAGGCTGTTAGAAGCAGTGGACACGAGCAAGGGTGGTGGAATGGTACCTGATGATGAGGCTGGCGGATGCTTTTGTTTCAGAAAAGCTCGTGGTCCATGA
- the LOC105163294 gene encoding LOW QUALITY PROTEIN: homocysteine S-methyltransferase 2 (The sequence of the model RefSeq protein was modified relative to this genomic sequence to represent the inferred CDS: inserted 2 bases in 1 codon), with protein sequence MGPAETVMSSFLHQCGDVAVIDGGLATELERYGADLNDPLWSAKCLLTSPHLIRTVHLDYLEAGADIIITASYQATIQGFENKGYSLEESENXXXXKSVXACEARELYYRRCREASTGHTSDNRVLKQRKILVAASVGSYGAYLADGSEYSGDYGDAMDLGFLKNFHRRRVKVLADSGPDLIAFETVPNKLEAQAFAQLLEEEEINIPAWLSFNSKDGVHVVSGDSLPECVAVAESSNKIIAVGINCTPPRFIRDLILSIKKVTSKPILIYPNSGESYDADRKEWVQNTGVSDEDFVSYVNKWCEAGASLVGGCCRTTPNTIRAIYRTLSRRSVAPS encoded by the exons ATGGGGCCTGCAGAGACCGTCATGTCAAGTTTCCTCCACCAATGCGGCGATGTTGCCGTGATTGATGGCGGACTAGCGACGGAGCTCGAACGCTATGGAGCCGATCTCAATGACCCTCTCTGGAGCGCCAAGTGCCTTCTCACCTCTCCTCATCTTATCCGCACT GTACACCTTGATTACCTTGAGGCTGGTgcagatataattattacagcATCTTATCAG GCAACTATACAGGGGTTTGAGAACAAAGGTTATTCTCTGGAAGAAAGTGAAAACTNNNNNNNNNNAAAGAGTGT TGCATGTGAGGCCCGAGAACTATACTACAGGAGGTGCCGTGAAGCCTCTACTGGTCATACATCGGACAATAGAGTTCTTAAGCAACGGAAAATATTGGTCGCAGCATCCGTGGGTAGTTATGGGGCTTACCTAGCTGATGGTTCAGAATATAG TGGTGATTATGGAGATGCTATGGATCTGGGGTTCTTGAAGAATTTCCACCGAAGGAGGGTGAAGGTTCTTGCAGATTCTGGGCCTGATCTTATAGCCTTTGAAACAGTACCGAACAAGCTGGAAGCTCAG GCTTTTGCTCAGCTTCTCgaggaagaagaaattaatattccTGCATGGCTGTCCTTCAATTCAAAAGATGGAGTCCACGTGGTTAGCGGTGATTCTTTGCCTGAGTGTGTTGCCGTTGCTGAGTCATCCAACAAAATTATTGCGGTAGGAATTAACTGCACTCCCCCGAGATTTATCAgggatcttattttatccatcaAGAAG GTGACGTCTAAACCCATACTCATTTACCCAAATAGTGGTGAGAGTTATGATGCTGACCGCAAGGAGTGGGTG CAAAACACTGGGGTCTCGGATGAAGATTTTGTTTCATATGTAAACAAATGGTGTGAAGCAGGAGCATCACTTGTAGGAGGTTGCTGCCGAACAACTCCCAACACTATCCGAGCCATTTATAGAACTCTATCTAGGAGATCTGTCGCCCCTTCTTGA